A stretch of Helicobacter pylori DNA encodes these proteins:
- the glmS gene encoding glutamine--fructose-6-phosphate transaminase (isomerizing), producing MCGIVGYIGDSEKKSVLLEGLKELEYRGYDSAGLAVLSGNRLEVFKTQGKLENLRTELKNKEFLNFGVSIAHTRWATHGKPSSANAHPHFTENLALVHNGIIENYASLKKELENKGHAFLSQTDTEVIAHLLEETLKSESDLLKAFEKSISLLKGSYAILMLHKRAKESLFYAKSSSPLVVGKGKDGVFFASSLSVLAPKVDQFVILEENSVGRISLENFKDLNNIENMKDYAFEDKDYSKGDFRNYLEKEIYEQHSSLLECLEGRLEALNVYCEIDPEFLENVNEITLCSCGSSYHASLASVYLFERLAKIRARAILASEYRYAHFKSNPNELFIAISQSGETADTLEALKLAKAQGLKTISLCNAPFSMMSRISDHTLLIRAGVERSVASTKAFSSQVMLLWLLSVYLGKQLGTISKEEERIQAKNMLNSVNAMKVEPKLHEKIKRLSKRYLHGHGFFYIGRDVFYPLALEGALKLKEISYLHAEGYASAEMKHGPIALVDSNLFTIALLSKHLLFDKTKSNIEELSARDSTICVLSSEILEIADDFIQLEESESYMEEFFRMNLAMQLLALEIAMRLNHDVDHPRNLAKSVTVE from the coding sequence ATGTGCGGGATTGTAGGTTATATAGGGGATAGCGAGAAAAAATCCGTTCTTTTAGAGGGATTAAAGGAATTAGAATACAGAGGTTATGACAGCGCGGGTTTAGCCGTATTGAGCGGCAATCGTTTGGAAGTGTTTAAAACTCAAGGGAAATTAGAAAACCTTAGAACAGAGCTTAAAAATAAAGAGTTTTTAAATTTTGGCGTGAGTATCGCTCACACCAGATGGGCCACGCATGGCAAGCCAAGCAGCGCAAACGCCCACCCGCATTTTACAGAAAATTTAGCCTTAGTGCATAATGGCATCATTGAAAATTACGCAAGTTTGAAAAAAGAATTGGAAAACAAAGGGCATGCGTTTTTAAGCCAAACGGACACGGAAGTCATTGCGCATTTATTAGAAGAAACGCTTAAAAGCGAGAGCGATTTATTGAAAGCTTTTGAAAAAAGCATCAGCCTTTTAAAAGGGAGTTATGCGATTTTAATGCTCCATAAAAGGGCTAAAGAGAGCCTCTTTTACGCTAAATCTTCTTCACCTTTAGTCGTGGGTAAGGGCAAGGATGGGGTGTTTTTTGCGTCTAGTTTGAGCGTGTTAGCCCCTAAAGTGGATCAATTTGTCATTTTAGAAGAAAACAGCGTGGGGCGGATTTCTTTAGAAAATTTTAAAGATTTAAACAATATTGAAAACATGAAAGATTACGCTTTTGAGGATAAAGATTATTCTAAAGGGGATTTTAGGAATTATTTAGAAAAAGAGATTTATGAGCAGCATAGCAGTTTGCTAGAGTGTTTAGAGGGGCGCTTGGAAGCCTTGAATGTGTATTGCGAGATTGATCCTGAATTTTTAGAGAATGTGAATGAAATCACGCTGTGTTCTTGCGGGAGCAGCTACCATGCGAGTTTGGCGAGCGTGTATTTGTTTGAAAGGTTAGCCAAAATAAGAGCGAGGGCCATTTTAGCGAGCGAATACCGCTACGCCCATTTTAAAAGCAACCCTAACGAGCTTTTTATAGCGATTTCTCAAAGCGGGGAAACCGCTGACACTTTGGAGGCTTTAAAATTAGCCAAAGCCCAAGGGCTTAAAACCATTAGTTTGTGTAACGCTCCTTTTAGCATGATGAGCCGCATCAGCGATCACACGCTTTTGATTAGAGCGGGGGTAGAAAGGAGTGTGGCATCCACTAAGGCGTTTTCTTCGCAAGTGATGCTTTTATGGCTTTTGAGCGTGTATCTAGGCAAACAGCTAGGGACGATCTCTAAAGAAGAAGAAAGAATCCAGGCTAAAAACATGCTCAATAGCGTGAATGCGATGAAAGTAGAGCCTAAATTGCATGAAAAAATCAAGCGCCTATCCAAACGCTACTTGCATGGGCATGGCTTTTTTTATATCGGCCGCGATGTGTTTTACCCGCTCGCTTTAGAAGGAGCGTTAAAACTTAAAGAAATCAGCTACTTGCACGCTGAGGGGTATGCGAGCGCGGAAATGAAGCATGGGCCTATTGCGCTAGTGGATTCTAATCTTTTTACCATTGCTTTATTGTCTAAGCATCTGTTATTTGATAAAACCAAAAGCAATATTGAAGAATTGAGCGCTAGGGATTCTACGATTTGCGTGTTAAGCTCTGAAATTTTAGAAATTGCTGATGATTTTATCCAATTAGAAGAGAGCGAAAGCTACATGGAAGAATTTTTCCGCATGAATTTAGCGATGCAACTTTTAGCCTTAGAAATCGCTATGCGCCTAAATCATGATGTGGATCACCCAAGAAACTTAGCTAAAAGCGTTACTGTGGAATAA
- the thyX gene encoding FAD-dependent thymidylate synthase — protein MEVICKHYTPLDIASQAIRTCWQSFEYSDDGGCKDKELIHRVGNIFRHSSTLEHLYYNFEIKGLSRGALQELSRHRIASLSVKSSRYTLRELKEVESFLPLNETNLERAKEFLVFVDNEKVDAMSVLALENLRVLLSEHNIKNDLAKYAMPESYKTHLAYSINARSLQNLLTLRSSNKALKEMQDLAKALFDALPGEHQYLFEDCLKH, from the coding sequence ATGGAAGTGATTTGTAAGCATTACACCCCTTTAGACATTGCGAGCCAAGCGATCCGCACTTGCTGGCAGAGTTTTGAATACAGCGATGATGGCGGTTGTAAGGATAAAGAACTCATCCACAGGGTGGGGAATATTTTCAGGCATTCTTCCACTTTAGAGCATCTTTATTACAATTTTGAAATCAAGGGTTTGAGCAGGGGGGCGTTGCAAGAATTGAGCCGGCATAGAATAGCGAGCTTGAGCGTGAAATCAAGCCGCTACACTTTAAGGGAATTGAAAGAAGTGGAGAGCTTTTTACCCCTTAATGAAACGAATTTAGAAAGAGCGAAAGAGTTTTTAGTGTTCGTGGATAATGAAAAAGTGGATGCAATGAGCGTTTTAGCTTTGGAAAATCTCAGGGTTTTATTGAGCGAGCATAACATTAAAAACGATTTAGCCAAATACGCCATGCCTGAAAGCTATAAAACGCATTTAGCCTATAGCATTAACGCTAGGAGTTTGCAAAACTTATTGACTTTAAGAAGCAGTAATAAAGCCTTAAAAGAAATGCAAGATTTAGCCAAAGCCTTATTTGACGCTTTACCTGGCGAGCATCAATATCTGTTTGAAGATTGTTTGAAGCATTAG
- a CDS encoding DNA methyltransferase yields the protein MNAYCLTLNNTNIAIEKKDIKHLHISVYPNDIVLDPFMGSGTTGLACKNLERNFIGIESEKEYFQTAQKRLNLF from the coding sequence ATGAACGCTTATTGTTTGACTTTAAATAATACCAACATCGCTATAGAAAAAAAGGATATTAAGCATTTACACATTAGCGTTTACCCTAATGACATCGTTCTAGATCCTTTCATGGGGAGCGGCACCACCGGCTTAGCGTGCAAAAATTTAGAACGGAATTTTATCGGTATAGAATCAGAAAAAGAATATTTTCAAACCGCACAAAAGCGTTTGAATCTGTTTTAA
- the hypF gene encoding carbamoyltransferase HypF, translating into MNQITLFGVVQGVGMRPFVYTLAQKLELVGFARNTQAALEIILPAHKTESFLNALKKGLPPLALVEKIIISPYDKTLKFNDFRILESKNHPLNLLSQIPKDLGVCKDCLHEIRDKNSPYFHYAFNSCAKCGARYSLLNAMPYDRENSALKPFKLCEFCASIYQDHTNKRFHIQGISCKKCGIALNYKRFKNDDALLECAKDIQKGKIIALKGLGGFALLCDARNFQTIERLRLLKNRPLKPFALMFKDLKSAKQHAFLNALECESLISASAPILLARKKPDTQLAPNIAKNSPFYGVILPYTPLHALLLDLLDFPIVFTSANFSSLPLASDEAEIDSLSFIFDFKLTHNRAIIHRIDDSIVQRVDNIIRPMRLARGFAPLYLTLPKRSNGSPKKILALGAQQKGHFSLLDSETSILLLSPFCGDLSVLENEKHFKETLNFFLKTYDFKPTLLACDKHKNYTTTQMACDFNTPLLQVQHHHAHFLASILDALLQDPHLNHPFIGIIWDGSGAYDNKIYGAECFVGDLERIEETARFEEFWLLGGQKAIKEPKRLVLEIALKHQLNKLLKRVQKHFKEDELEIFQQMHDKKIQSIATNSIGRLFDIVAFSLDLVGTISFEAESGQVLENLALQSDESAFYPFTIKNSVVGLKEFYQAFEKDLGVLEPKRIAKKFFNSLVEIITALIAPFKEHVVVCSGGVFCNQLLCEQLAKRLKKLQREYFFHKHFPPNDSSIPVGQALMAYFNPTIIKKG; encoded by the coding sequence TTGAATCAAATCACGCTTTTTGGCGTGGTTCAGGGCGTGGGCATGCGCCCTTTTGTTTATACCCTAGCTCAAAAATTAGAGCTTGTAGGCTTTGCGCGTAACACCCAAGCGGCTTTAGAAATCATCTTACCCGCTCACAAAACAGAGTCTTTTTTAAACGCCCTAAAAAAAGGATTACCCCCTTTAGCGTTGGTGGAAAAAATCATTATTAGCCCTTATGATAAAACGCTCAAATTCAATGATTTTAGGATTTTAGAAAGCAAGAACCACCCTTTAAATCTGCTCAGTCAAATCCCTAAAGATTTAGGCGTGTGCAAGGATTGCTTGCACGAAATCAGAGATAAAAACTCCCCCTATTTTCATTACGCTTTCAATTCTTGCGCGAAGTGCGGGGCGAGATACAGCCTTTTAAACGCCATGCCCTATGACAGAGAAAACTCCGCCTTAAAACCTTTCAAACTCTGTGAATTTTGTGCTTCTATTTATCAAGACCATACCAATAAGCGCTTCCACATTCAAGGCATCAGCTGCAAAAAGTGCGGTATCGCGCTCAATTATAAGCGATTCAAAAATGATGACGCTCTTTTAGAATGCGCTAAAGACATTCAAAAGGGTAAAATCATCGCTCTTAAAGGTTTGGGAGGCTTTGCTCTCTTGTGCGATGCGAGGAATTTTCAAACCATAGAAAGATTACGGCTTTTAAAAAACCGCCCCTTAAAGCCTTTCGCGCTCATGTTTAAAGACTTAAAATCAGCCAAACAGCATGCGTTTTTGAACGCGTTAGAATGCGAAAGCTTAATTTCTGCAAGCGCCCCCATTCTTTTAGCGCGTAAAAAACCTGACACCCAATTAGCCCCCAATATCGCTAAAAACTCCCCCTTTTATGGCGTGATTTTGCCCTATACCCCTTTGCATGCTTTATTACTGGATTTATTAGATTTCCCTATTGTGTTCACGAGCGCGAATTTCAGCTCCCTCCCTTTAGCGAGCGATGAGGCTGAGATTGATTCCTTGAGTTTCATTTTTGATTTTAAACTCACGCATAACCGCGCTATCATTCACAGGATTGATGATAGTATCGTGCAGCGTGTGGATAATATCATTCGCCCCATGCGTTTGGCTAGGGGGTTTGCCCCCCTTTACCTCACTTTGCCTAAACGCTCTAATGGTTCGCCAAAAAAGATTTTAGCGCTTGGAGCACAACAAAAAGGGCATTTTAGCTTATTGGATAGCGAAACTTCCATTCTTTTACTCTCGCCTTTTTGTGGGGATTTGAGCGTTTTAGAAAATGAAAAACACTTTAAAGAAACTTTGAATTTTTTCTTAAAAACCTATGATTTTAAACCCACGCTCTTAGCTTGCGATAAGCACAAAAACTACACCACCACTCAAATGGCTTGTGATTTTAATACGCCCTTGTTGCAAGTCCAGCACCACCATGCCCACTTTTTAGCGAGTATCTTAGACGCATTGTTACAAGATCCGCATTTAAACCACCCCTTTATAGGTATCATCTGGGATGGGAGTGGGGCTTATGACAATAAGATTTATGGGGCGGAGTGTTTTGTGGGGGATTTGGAACGCATTGAAGAAACCGCCAGGTTTGAAGAATTTTGGCTTTTAGGGGGGCAAAAAGCGATCAAAGAGCCTAAACGCTTGGTTTTAGAAATCGCTTTAAAACACCAACTCAACAAGCTTTTAAAGCGCGTTCAAAAACATTTTAAAGAAGACGAGTTAGAAATTTTCCAACAAATGCATGACAAAAAAATTCAAAGCATCGCCACCAATTCCATAGGGCGTTTGTTTGATATAGTGGCGTTTAGTTTGGATCTAGTGGGAACGATCAGTTTTGAAGCCGAGAGCGGGCAGGTTTTAGAAAATCTAGCCCTACAAAGCGATGAGAGTGCTTTTTACCCTTTTACAATCAAAAACAGCGTGGTGGGTTTAAAAGAATTTTATCAAGCGTTTGAAAAGGATTTGGGCGTTTTAGAACCCAAACGCATCGCTAAGAAATTTTTTAACAGCCTAGTAGAAATCATTACCGCTTTGATTGCGCCTTTTAAAGAGCATGTGGTGGTGTGCAGTGGGGGCGTGTTTTGCAACCAATTGTTGTGCGAACAATTGGCCAAACGATTGAAAAAGCTTCAAAGGGAGTATTTTTTCCACAAGCATTTCCCTCCTAATGACAGCAGTATCCCTGTCGGTCAGGCCTTAATGGCGTATTTCAACCCTACAATCATCAAAAAAGGATAA
- a CDS encoding exodeoxyribonuclease III, with amino-acid sequence MKLISWNVNGLRACMTKGFMDFFNSVDADVFCIQESKMQQEQNTFEFKGYFDFWNCAIKKGYSGVVTFTKKEPLSVSYGIDMEEHDKEGRVVTCEFESFYLVNVYTPNSQQALSRLSYRMSWEVEFRKFLKALELKKPVIVCGDLNVAHNEIDLENPKTNRKNAGFSDEEREKFSELLNAGFIDTFRYFYPNKEKAYTWWSYMQQARDKNIGWRIDYFLCSNPLKTRLKDALIYKDILGSDHCPVGLELV; translated from the coding sequence ATGAAATTGATTTCATGGAATGTGAACGGGTTAAGAGCTTGCATGACTAAGGGCTTTATGGATTTTTTTAATAGCGTTGATGCAGATGTTTTTTGCATTCAAGAATCTAAAATGCAACAAGAACAAAACACCTTTGAATTTAAAGGGTATTTTGATTTTTGGAATTGCGCGATTAAAAAGGGCTATTCTGGGGTGGTAACTTTCACTAAAAAAGAGCCTTTAAGCGTGAGCTATGGCATTGATATGGAAGAGCATGACAAAGAGGGGCGCGTGGTAACTTGCGAATTTGAGTCGTTTTATTTAGTGAATGTTTATACCCCTAATTCCCAACAAGCCCTATCTAGGCTTAGTTATCGCATGAGTTGGGAAGTGGAATTCAGAAAATTTTTAAAAGCTTTAGAATTGAAAAAACCGGTCATTGTATGCGGGGATTTGAATGTGGCCCACAATGAAATTGATTTAGAAAACCCCAAAACCAACCGAAAAAATGCCGGCTTTAGCGATGAAGAGAGGGAAAAATTCAGCGAGCTTTTGAACGCTGGTTTTATTGACACTTTCCGTTATTTTTACCCCAACAAAGAAAAGGCTTATACCTGGTGGAGTTACATGCAACAAGCAAGGGACAAAAACATTGGTTGGCGCATTGATTATTTTCTATGCTCTAATCCTTTAAAAACACGCTTAAAAGACGCTTTAATCTATAAAGATATTTTAGGGAGTGATCATTGTCCGGTGGGGTTGGAATTAGTTTAA
- a CDS encoding agmatine deiminase family protein: MKRMLAEFEKIQAILMAFPHEFGDWAYCIEEARESFLHIIQTIAKHAKVLVCVHTSDTIGYEMLKNLPGVEIAKVDTNDTWARDFGAISIENQGVLECLDFGFNGWGLKYPSNLDNQVNFKLKSLGFLKHPLKTMPYVLEGGSVESDGAGSILTNTQCLLEKNRNPHLNQNEIENMLKKELGAKQVLWYSYGYLKGDDTDSHTDTLARFLDKDTIVYSACEDENDEHYTALKKMQEELKTFKKLDGTPYKLIPLEIPKAIYDENQQRLPATYVNFLLCNNALIVPTYNDPNDTLILETLRQHTPLEVVGVDCNTLIKQHGSLHCVTMQFY, from the coding sequence ATGAAAAGAATGTTAGCGGAGTTTGAAAAAATCCAAGCGATTCTAATGGCTTTCCCCCACGAGTTTGGCGACTGGGCGTATTGTATTGAAGAGGCCAGGGAGAGCTTTTTACACATCATTCAAACCATAGCCAAACATGCTAAAGTGTTAGTGTGCGTCCATACTAGCGATACTATCGGCTATGAGATGCTTAAAAACTTACCCGGTGTAGAGATCGCAAAGGTCGACACTAACGACACATGGGCTAGGGATTTTGGAGCGATCAGTATTGAAAATCAGGGCGTTTTAGAGTGCTTGGATTTTGGTTTTAATGGCTGGGGGTTAAAATACCCGTCCAATTTAGACAATCAGGTGAATTTCAAGCTCAAAAGTTTAGGGTTTTTAAAACACCCTTTAAAAACGATGCCCTATGTTTTAGAGGGTGGGAGCGTAGAAAGCGATGGGGCTGGGAGCATTTTAACCAACACCCAATGCCTGCTAGAAAAAAATCGTAACCCCCATTTGAATCAAAATGAGATAGAAAACATGCTTAAAAAGGAATTAGGGGCTAAACAAGTGCTGTGGTATTCTTATGGCTATCTCAAAGGCGATGATACCGATAGCCATACCGACACGCTCGCTCGCTTTTTGGATAAAGACACCATTGTTTATAGTGCATGCGAAGATGAAAACGATGAGCATTACACAGCCTTAAAAAAAATGCAAGAAGAATTAAAAACCTTTAAAAAACTAGACGGCACGCCTTATAAACTCATCCCCCTAGAAATCCCCAAAGCCATTTATGATGAAAACCAACAACGCTTGCCAGCGACTTATGTGAATTTTTTATTGTGCAATAACGCTTTAATCGTCCCCACTTACAACGACCCTAATGATACGCTCATTTTAGAAACCTTAAGACAACACACGCCCTTAGAAGTGGTAGGGGTTGATTGTAATACTTTAATCAAACAGCATGGGAGTTTGCATTGTGTAACGATGCAATTTTATTGA
- a CDS encoding DUF2443 domain-containing protein, which translates to MFEKIRKILADIEDSQNEIEMLLKLADLSLGDFIEIKRGSMDMPKGVNEAFFTQLSEEVERLKELINALNKIKKGLLVF; encoded by the coding sequence ATGTTTGAAAAAATACGCAAGATTTTAGCGGATATTGAAGATTCGCAAAATGAAATTGAAATGCTTTTAAAATTAGCGGATTTGAGTTTGGGGGATTTCATTGAAATTAAAAGAGGGAGCATGGACATGCCAAAGGGCGTGAATGAAGCGTTTTTTACGCAATTAAGCGAAGAAGTGGAGCGATTGAAGGAGCTTATTAACGCTTTAAATAAAATCAAAAAAGGGTTATTGGTGTTTTAA
- a CDS encoding competence protein yields the protein MKKTLCLSFFLTFSNPLQALVIELLEEIKTSPHKGTFKAKVLDSKEPRQVLGIYNISPHKKLTLTITHISTAIVYQPLDEKLSLETTLNPNRPTIPRNTQIVFSSKELKEAHAHQMLSLNAPMQKPQNKPSSSQQPSQNFSYPEPKLGSKNSKNSLLQPLAIPSKISPTNETQTPTNDTKPPLKHSSEDQENNLFITPPTEKTLPNNTPNADIDENNESNENRDNVEKQAVRDANIKEFACGKWVYDDENLQAYRPSILKRVDEDKQTATDITPCDYSTAENKSGKITTPYTKISVHKTEPLEEPQTFEAKNNFAILQARSSTEKCKRARARKDGTTRQCYLIEEPLKQAWESEYEITTQLVKAIYERPKQDDQVEPTFYETSELAYSSTRKSEITRNELNLNEKFMEFVEVYEGHYLNDIVKESSEYKEWVKNHVRFKEGVCMVLEIEEQPRAKSTPLSIENSRVVCVKKGNYLFNEV from the coding sequence ATGAAAAAAACCCTTTGTCTGTCTTTCTTTCTGACTTTCTCTAACCCTCTTCAAGCCCTTGTGATCGAGCTTTTAGAAGAGATCAAAACTTCCCCGCATAAAGGCACTTTTAAGGCTAAAGTCCTTGATTCTAAAGAACCAAGACAAGTTTTAGGCATTTATAATATCTCCCCACACAAAAAACTCACGCTCACAATCACTCACATATCTACTGCAATTGTTTATCAACCCCTTGATGAAAAACTTTCTTTAGAAACGACCTTAAACCCTAACCGCCCTACTATCCCTAGAAACACCCAAATTGTTTTTTCTTCAAAAGAATTGAAAGAAGCGCACGCACACCAAATGCTTTCTTTAAATGCACCCATGCAAAAACCACAAAATAAACCCAGCTCATCGCAACAACCTTCTCAAAACTTTTCTTACCCAGAGCCCAAACTAGGCTCTAAAAACTCTAAAAACAGCCTTTTACAGCCTTTAGCAATTCCTAGCAAAATAAGTCCTACTAACGAAACTCAAACGCCAACAAACGACACTAAACCCCCTTTAAAACATTCTTCAGAAGATCAAGAAAACAACCTCTTTATAACGCCACCCACTGAAAAAACGCTCCCTAATAACACCCCTAACGCTGATATTGATGAAAACAATGAAAGCAACGAAAATAGGGACAATGTGGAAAAACAAGCCGTTAGAGATGCTAATATTAAAGAATTTGCGTGCGGGAAGTGGGTTTATGATGATGAAAATTTACAAGCCTATCGCCCAAGCATTTTAAAACGCGTTGATGAAGACAAACAGACTGCGACAGATATTACCCCTTGCGATTACAGCACCGCTGAAAATAAAAGCGGTAAAATCACTACCCCCTATACTAAAATCTCTGTTCATAAAACAGAGCCTTTAGAAGAGCCACAAACTTTTGAAGCTAAAAACAATTTCGCCATTCTTCAAGCCAGAAGCTCTACAGAAAAATGCAAAAGGGCTAGAGCAAGAAAAGACGGCACGACTAGGCAATGCTATCTAATAGAAGAGCCTTTAAAACAAGCGTGGGAGAGTGAGTATGAAATCACCACGCAATTAGTGAAAGCCATTTATGAGCGCCCCAAACAAGACGATCAAGTAGAGCCAACTTTTTATGAAACCAGCGAATTGGCTTATTCTTCCACACGAAAAAGCGAAATAACGCGCAATGAATTGAATTTGAATGAAAAATTCATGGAATTTGTGGAAGTGTATGAGGGGCATTATTTGAACGATATAGTCAAAGAAAGCAGTGAATACAAAGAATGGGTTAAAAACCATGTGCGCTTTAAAGAAGGGGTGTGCATGGTTTTAGAAATAGAAGAGCAACCACGAGCCAAAAGCACGCCTTTGAGTATCGAAAACTCTCGTGTGGTTTGTGTCAAAAAGGGGAATTATTTATTCAACGAAGTTTAA
- the dnaA gene encoding chromosomal replication initiator protein DnaA, which produces MDTNNNIEKEILALAKQKVSLIEYENYFSQLKYNPNASKSDIAFFYAPNQVLCTTITAKYGALLKEILSQNKVGMHLAHSVDVRIEVAPKIQISAQSNINYKAVKTSVKDSYTFENFVVGSCNNTVYEIAKKVAQSDTPPYNPVLFYGGTGLGKTHILNAIGNHALEKHKKVVLVTSEDFLTDFLKHLDNKTMDSFKAKYRHCDFFLLDDAQFLQGKPKLEEEFFHTFNELHANSKQIVLISDRSPKNIAGLEDRLKSRFEWGITAKVMPPDLETKLSIVKQKCQLNQITLPEEVMEYIAQHISDNIRQMEGAIIKISVNANLMNAPIDLNLAKTVLEDLQKDHAEGSSLENILLAVAQSLNLKSSEIKVSSRQKNVALARKLVVYFARLYTPNPTLSLAQFLDLKDHSSISKMYSSVKKMLEEEKSPFILSLREEIKNRLNELNDKKTAFNSSE; this is translated from the coding sequence ATGGATACCAACAACAATATTGAAAAAGAAATCTTGGCGCTAGCCAAACAAAAAGTTAGTCTCATAGAGTATGAAAATTACTTTAGCCAACTCAAATACAACCCTAACGCGAGCAAGAGCGATATTGCCTTTTTTTATGCCCCCAACCAAGTCTTATGCACCACGATTACGGCTAAATACGGTGCGTTGCTTAAAGAAATTTTAAGCCAGAATAAAGTCGGCATGCATTTAGCCCATAGCGTGGATGTGCGTATTGAAGTAGCGCCTAAAATCCAAATTAGCGCCCAATCTAATATCAATTACAAAGCGGTAAAAACGAGCGTCAAAGACTCTTACACTTTTGAAAATTTTGTCGTAGGCTCATGCAATAACACCGTTTATGAAATCGCTAAAAAAGTCGCCCAAAGCGATACCCCCCCTTATAACCCGGTGCTTTTTTATGGCGGCACAGGGTTAGGCAAAACGCACATTTTAAACGCTATCGGTAACCATGCCCTAGAAAAGCATAAAAAAGTCGTGTTAGTCACTTCAGAAGATTTTTTGACAGACTTTTTAAAGCATTTAGACAACAAAACCATGGATTCTTTTAAAGCAAAATACCGCCATTGCGACTTTTTCTTGTTAGATGACGCTCAATTTTTGCAAGGAAAACCCAAGCTAGAAGAAGAATTTTTCCACACTTTCAACGAATTGCACGCCAACAGCAAACAAATCGTATTGATTTCAGACCGATCGCCTAAAAACATCGCCGGCTTAGAAGATCGCTTAAAATCGCGCTTTGAATGGGGGATAACCGCCAAAGTCATGCCCCCTGATTTAGAAACCAAACTTTCCATTGTCAAACAAAAATGCCAGCTCAATCAAATCACTTTGCCTGAAGAGGTGATGGAATACATCGCCCAACACATCAGCGACAATATCCGCCAAATGGAAGGCGCGATCATTAAAATCAGCGTGAACGCGAACTTAATGAACGCTCCCATTGATTTGAACCTCGCTAAAACCGTTTTAGAAGATTTGCAAAAAGATCATGCTGAAGGCTCAAGCTTGGAAAATATCTTGCTCGCTGTCGCGCAAAGCTTGAATCTCAAATCCAGCGAAATCAAAGTCTCTTCGCGCCAAAAAAATGTCGCTCTGGCTAGAAAATTAGTCGTGTATTTCGCCAGGCTTTATACCCCTAACCCCACGCTTTCGCTCGCTCAATTTTTAGATTTAAAGGATCATTCAAGCATTTCTAAAATGTATTCTAGCGTTAAAAAAATGCTTGAAGAAGAAAAAAGCCCTTTTATCTTAAGCCTTAGAGAAGAAATCAAAAACCGCCTGAACGAATTGAACGACAAAAAAACCGCTTTCAATTCAAGTGAATGA
- a CDS encoding purine-nucleoside phosphorylase — protein sequence MLLCAGRNETLKGAVPIGVGLIESAINLTRMCLKNPDTESLIFIGSAGSYSPEMELLSVFESVCGYQIEESFSHLNSYTPLDNSIHIETKEQALFERVCVNSSNYIHTGEMFAKKMVQKGVLLENMEFFSVLSVAKAFSLKAKGIFCVSNHAGLNAHKQFKENHAKVKQILENIIDSLII from the coding sequence ATGCTGCTTTGTGCGGGAAGGAATGAAACTTTAAAAGGGGCGGTGCCTATTGGTGTGGGTTTGATAGAGAGTGCGATTAATTTAACGAGAATGTGTTTAAAAAACCCTGATACAGAAAGCCTTATTTTTATAGGGAGCGCGGGGAGTTATAGCCCAGAAATGGAGCTTTTAAGCGTGTTTGAAAGCGTTTGCGGCTATCAAATTGAAGAGAGTTTTAGTCATTTAAACAGCTACACGCCTTTGGATAATTCCATTCACATAGAAACTAAAGAGCAGGCTCTGTTTGAAAGGGTGTGCGTCAACAGCAGTAACTATATCCACACCGGCGAAATGTTCGCTAAAAAAATGGTTCAAAAGGGCGTTTTATTAGAAAACATGGAGTTTTTTAGCGTTTTAAGCGTGGCTAAGGCGTTTTCTTTAAAGGCTAAAGGGATTTTTTGCGTGAGTAACCATGCAGGACTTAACGCGCATAAGCAATTTAAAGAAAACCACGCCAAAGTCAAACAGATTTTAGAAAACATCATTGATAGTTTAATAATTTAA